From Canis lupus dingo isolate Sandy chromosome 24, ASM325472v2, whole genome shotgun sequence, a single genomic window includes:
- the MYL9 gene encoding myosin regulatory light polypeptide 9, which translates to MSSKRAKAKTTKKRPQRATSNVFAMFDQSQIQEFKEAFNMIDQNRDGFIDKEDLHDMLASLGKNPTDEYLEGMMSEAPGPINFTMFLTMFGEKLNGTDPEDVIRNAFACFDEEASGFIHEDHLRELLTTMGDRFTDEEVDEMYREAPIDKKGNFNYVEFTRILKHGAKDKDD; encoded by the exons ATGTCCAGTAAGCGGGCCAAGGCCAAAACCACCAAGAAGCGGCCACAGCGGGCCACTTCCAATGTCTTCGCGATGTTTGACCAGTCCCAGATCCAGGAGTTTAAGGAGGCCTTCAACATGATTGACCAGAACCGAGATGGCTTCATTGACAAGGAGGACTTGCATGACATGCTGGCCTCACTGG GAAAGAACCCCACCGATGAGTACCTCGAGGGCATGATGAGTGAGGCCCCAGGGCCCATCAACTTCACCATGTTTCTCACCATGTTTGGGGAGAAGCTGAATGGCACAGACCCTGAAGATGTGATCCGAAACGCCTTTGCCTGCTTCGATGAGGAGGCCTCAG GTTTTATCCATGAGGACCACCTTCGGGAGCTGCTCACCACCATGGGTGACCGCTTCACGGACGAGGAAGTGGACGAGATGTACCGAGAGGCACCCATTGATAAGAAAGGCAACTTCAACTACGTGGAGTTCACCCGCATTCTCAAGCATGGTGCCAAGGACAAGGACGACTAG